Proteins encoded by one window of Salvia splendens isolate huo1 chromosome 14, SspV2, whole genome shotgun sequence:
- the LOC121765714 gene encoding GTP cyclohydrolase 1-like yields MGAIDGVNVKGCVELGFEEEPEILAIEEAVRVLLQGVCDDSNREGVRRTPLRVAKALWEGTRGYKQKVKDIVSGALFPEAGLENRAGHAGGTGGLVVVRDLDLFSRCESCLLPFQIKCHVGYVPSGHRVVGLSKLSRVAEVFAKRLQDPQRLANEICEALQHGFGPTGVAVVLQCSHINFPSSESALSDPNHKGWVKMLAKSGTGVFHDGMTDVWTDFLSLLRFRGINVEDAHSSGSDNKSWCPSHACSKTGVPDSAMLRSVASILCSLGEDVPLRKELQETPARFVKWLMSFKDSRLDLKLNGFVQNKRDFRCNDEHLRCEPNLSFWSQCEHHLLPFHGVVHVGYYSSDELNPVQRSVLQSIVHFYGFKLQVQERLTRQIAETVSTFLGEDVMIVVEASHTCMISRGIGKCGSSTATVAVLGRFSMDASARGKFLEIIPDSGAGEG; encoded by the exons ATGGGCGCTATAGATGGAGTGAATGTTAAGGGTTGTGTTGAGCTAGGGTTTGAGGAAGAGCCTGAGATTTTGGCAATTGAAGAAGCCGTGAGAGTTTTGTTGCAGGGCGTGTGTGATGATTCAAATCGTGAAGGTGTGAGGAGAACTCCTCTGCGCGTGGCTAAGGCTCTCTGGGAAGGGACTCGAG GTTATAAGCAAAAGGTGAAGGACATTGTCAGTGGCGCATTATTTCCTGAAGCTGGGTTGGAGAATAGGGCCGGTCATGCTGGTGGAACGGGTGGGCTTGTAGTAGTTCGAGATCTTGATCTCTTCTCGCGCTGTGAGTCTTGCTTGCTTCCATTTCAGATCAAGTGTCATGTAGGCTATGTCCCATCTGGCCATAGAGTCGTAGGCCTTAGCAAGCTGTCTCGAGTTGCTGAAGTCTTTGCTAAACGCCTTCAAGATCCACAGAGGTTAGCCAACGAGATTTGTGAGGCATTGCAGCATGGATTCGGACCAACAGGAGTCGCTGTTGTCCTCCAATGTTCCCACATCAATTTTCCCAGTTCCGAGTCTGCCCTCTCCGATCCAAACCACAAGGGGTGGGTGAAAATGTTGGCCAAGTCCGGCACAGGAGTCTTTCACGATGGTATGACGGATGTTTGGACTGATTTCCTCAGTCTTCTGAGATTCCGAGGGATAAACGTTGAGGATGCTCATTCAAGTGGATCAGACAACAAATCTTGGTGCCCGTCTCATGCTTGTTCCAAGACAGGGGTGCCTGATTCAGCAATGCTTCGTTCAGTAGCTTCGATTCTTTGTTCACTGGGCGAGGACGTCCCTCTGAGGAAAGAACTTCAAGAAACTCCTGCTCGCTTTGTCAAGTGGCTGATGAGCTTCAAAGATTCTCGTTTGGACTTGAAGCTGAATGGATTCGTCCAAAACAAGAGGGATTTCAGGTGCAACGACGAGCACCTCCGTTGTGAGCCGAATCTCTCATTCTGGTCACAGTGTGAGCACCATCTGCTTCCCTTCCATGGCGTTGTGCACGTAGGTTATTACAGCTCAGACGAGCTCAACCCTGTCCAGAGATCTGTCCTGCAGTCGATAGTACATTTCTACGGGTTCAAGCTTCAGGTGCAGGAGAGGCTAACGAGGCAGATAGCAGAAACAGTTTCTACATTCTTGGGGGAAGATGTGATGATAGTCGTGGAAGCTAGTCATACTTGTATGATTTCTCGAGGGATCGGGAAGTGTGGAAGCAGCACTGCCACCGTTGCTGTTCTTGGTCGATTCTCCATGGACGCCTCAGCAAGAGGCAAGTTTCTGGAGATCATCCCCGACTCCGGGGCTGGGGAAGGTTGA
- the LOC121764316 gene encoding uncharacterized protein LOC121764316, giving the protein MVFKKEVFKMLDKGCRYAEDAFTKTGFNNWKNALEKFNQHVGAANSCHNNARIQFEAFQDQRHSVANVFRANTRKAEVAYRVQLTASLDLGQHNVEVSKVLGTNAPANNRMTSPRIQKELVNACASKVTLVIVKDIGDRVFTISVDEARDVSLKEQMKVVLRYVNSEGYVIERFLGIVHVTDTCSRSLKNAIDALLSKHNLSLSRVRGQGC; this is encoded by the exons ATGGTATTCAAGAAAGAAGTTTTCAAGATGCTTG ATAAAGGATGTCGATATGCAGAAGATGCTTTTACAAAGACAGGCTTTAACAATTGGAAAAATGCACTAGAAAAATTCAATCAACATGTTGGGGCTGCAAATAGTTGTCACAATAATGCTCGAATTCAGTTTGAAGCTTTTCAAGATCAAAGGCACAGTGTGGCAAATGTATTTCGAGCAAATACTCGTAAGGCGGAAGTTGCATATCGTGTTCAGTTGACTGCTTCATTGGAT CTTGGTCAACATAATGTCGAGGTTTCCAAAGTGTTGGGTACAAATGCTCCTGCTAATAATCGGATGACTTCTCCACGAATACAAAAGGAATTAGTAAATGCTTGTGCTTCAAAAGTCACACTTGTCATAGTCAAAGATATTGGGGATAGAGTTTTCACTATCTCGGTTGATGAGGCTCGAGATGTTTCATTGAAGGAACAAATGAAAGTTGTTTTAAGATACGTGAATAGTGAAGGATATGTGATTGAGCGATTTCTTGGGATTGTACATGTAACTGACACTTGTTCTCGTTCTTTGAAAAATGCTATTGATGCTTTATTATCGAAGCATAATTTATCTCTATCCAGAGTGAGAGGTCAAGgatgttag